One window of the Eucalyptus grandis isolate ANBG69807.140 chromosome 6, ASM1654582v1, whole genome shotgun sequence genome contains the following:
- the LOC104423260 gene encoding UDP-glycosyltransferase 90A2, with product MTGLVSPSPCAHVVVFPHMAHGHTLPSIDICNALASLGVKVTIITTPKNAPLILSKVSKFFAISLRTIQFPRVPELPEGCENTADLPSLALLVPFLKATKSMRPAFESILKEMSEAGSCPLCVISDFFLGWTLDVCQSFGIPRIVFHGMGVLSMVISKIAFGNVPSLLAMPDSDPIELPKLSIPFTVYKRDISDLERCKDPDDPLLPIIAEIGEADMNSAGLIVNSFEELEGDYVAALERFYCQGAKAWCMGPALLYDHNQIERPAGSKQVDPSQSYIKWLDERVGSDGVIYVSFGTQAHLSDVQMDNITYGLEMARHPFIWAVKSATWVLPNNGWEDRLKGWGLVVHDWVDQRRILSHPAIGGFLSHCGWNSVLESLSEEVPMLAWPTGAEQPLNAKLVVMGLGAGVMLREGGVGETIASEVIRDGVKELMGGERGRQARDRAREIGRLARQAVEKKGGSSYKNLEGLIKFLKEKFKERV from the coding sequence ATGACAGGGTTGGTCTCACCATCACCTTGTGCTCATGTGGTGGTGTTCCCTCACATGGCTCATGGACATACGCTTCCATCAATAGACATATGCAATGCCCTCGCAAGCCTTGGTGTCAAAGTCACCATCATCACCACGCCAAAGAATGCCCCACTCATCCTATCAAAGGTATCCAAATTCTTTGCAATCTCCTTACGCACCATACAATTTCCTAGAGTCCCAGAGCTTCCTGAAGGATGCGAGAACACAGCTGATCTACCTTCCTTGGCTTTGTTGGTGCCTTTCTTGAAAGCAACCAAGTCCATGAGACCCGCCTTTGAGTCTATTCTCAAGGAGATGTCTGAAGCGGGTTCTTGCCCGCTCTGCGTGATTTCTGACTTTTTCCTAGGATGGACGCTCGATGTGTGTCAGTCTTTTGGTATTCCTAGGATTGTCTTCCATGGGATGGGGGTTTTGTCTATGGTCATCTCAAAAATTGCCTTTGGGAATGTCCCATCCCTCTTGGCAATGCCCGATTCTGATCCTATTGAATTGCCGAAGTTGAGCATTCCTTTCACAGTCTATAAACGTGACATCTCAGATTTGGAGCGGTGCAAAGACCCCGACGACCCTCTCTTGCCTATAATAGCGGAGATTGGAGAGGCGGATATGAATAGTGCGGGCCTTATCGTCAACAGCTTTGAAGAGCTCGAAGGTGATTATGTTGCTGCCCTGGAAAGATTTTATTGCCAGGGGGCGAAAGCTTGGTGCATGGGGCCAGCTTTGCTTTACGATCATAATCAAATAGAGAGGCCTGCGGGATCAAAACAAGTAGACCCATCTCAGTCCTACATCAAGTGGCTGGACGAGCGTGTTGGAAGCGACGGAGTGATATATGTATCATTCGGAACACAAGCACACTTGAGTGATGTGCAAATGGACAATATAACTTATGGACTAGAGATGGCAAGGCATCCGTTCATATGGGCGGTAAAATCGGCAACATGGGTGTTGCCAAATAATGGATGGGAAGATCGATTGAAAGGGTGGGGCTTGGTGGTGCACGATTGGGTGGACCAGCGGCGCATCTTGTCGCATCCAGCAATAGGCGGTTTCTTAAGTCATTGTGGTTGGAACTCGGTGCTAGAAAGCCTGTCGGAGGAGGTGCCGATGCTGGCGTGGCCAACGGGTGCTGAGCAGCCACTAAACGCTAAGCTTGTGGTGATGGGGCTCGGGGCTGGGGTTATGTTGAGAGAAGGTGGCGTTGGAGAGACAATTGCTAGTGAGGTGATAAGGGATGGAGTTAAGGAATTGAtgggaggggagagaggaaggcAGGCTAGGGACAGGGCAAGAGAGATTGGTAGATTGGCAAGGCAAGCTGTGGAAAAGAAGGGTGGATCATCCTACAAGAATTTGGAAGGCTTGATTAAATTCctcaaagaaaaatttaaagagaGAGTTTAG
- the LOC104424206 gene encoding UDP-glycosyltransferase 90A1, translating to MAGAVSPSAHVVVFPLMAQGHALPLLDISKVLTNLGVKFPRVPELPEGCENTADLPSMALLVPFLKASKSMRPAFECILREMSEAGSCPLSVISDFFLGWTLDVCQSFGIPRIVFHGMGVLSMVILKIAFMNAPSLLAMPDSDPIELPNLSVPFTVYKRDICDLERWQDPDDPYSHIIAEIGEAEVNSAGIIVNSFEELEGDYIATLERFYCQGARAWCIGPALLYDQNQIERPMGSNQADPSQPYIKWLDECVGSSRVIHISFGTQARLSDMQMDNIAYGLEMAGHPFIWVVKSATWVLPDNGWEDRLKGWGLVVHNWVDQRRILSHPAIGGFLSHCGWNSVLESLSEEVPMLAWPMDAEQPLNAKLVVMGLGAGVMVREGGVGGTIASEVIRDGVKELMGGERGRQARDRAREIGKWARQAVEKKGGSSYKNLEGLIKFLKERVKE from the exons ATGGCAGGAGCGGTCTCGCCATCTGCTCATGTGGTGGTGTTCCCTCTCATGGCTCAGGGACATGCACTCCCATTACTAGACATAAGCAAAGTCCTCACAAACCTCGGCGTCAAA TTTCCTAGAGTCCCAGAGCTTCCTGAAGGATGCGAGAACACTGCTGATCTTCCTTCCATGGCTTTGTTGGTGCCTTTCTTGAAAGCAAGTAAGTCCATGAGACCCGCCTTTGAGTGTATTCTCAGGGAGATGTCTGAAGCCGGTTCTTGCCCGCTCAGTGTGATTTCCGACTTTTTCCTAGGATGGACGCTCGATGTGTGTCAATCTTTTGGAATTCCTAGAATTGTCTTCCATGGGATGGGAGTTTTGTCAATGGTCATCTTAAAAATTGCCTTCATGAATGCCCCATCCCTCTTGGCAATGCCCGATTCCGATCCTATCGAACTGCCGAACTTGAGCGTTCCTTTCACGGTCTATAAACGTGACATCTGTGATTTGGAGCGGTGGCAAGACCCGGACGACCCTTACTCGCATATAATAGCGGAGATTGGAGAGGCGGAAGTGAATAGTGCGGGCATTATCGTCAACAGTTTCGAAGAGCTCGAAGGTGATTATATTGCCACCCTAGAAAGATTTTATTGCCAGGGGGCAAGAGCTTGGTGCATTGGGCCGGCTTTGCTCTATGACCAGAATCAAATAGAGAGACCTATGGGATCCAACCAGGCAGACCCATCTCAGCCCTACATCAAGTGGTTGGACGAGTGTGTTGGAAGCAGCAGAGTGATACATATATCATTCGGAACACAGGCACGCTTGAGTGACATGCAAATGGACAATATAGCTTATGGACTGGAGATGGCAGGACATCCGTTCATATGGGTAGTAAAATCGGCAACTTGGGTGTTGCCGGACAATGGATGGGAGGATCGATTGAAAGGGTGGGGCTTGGTGGTGCACAATTGGGTGGACCAGCGGCGCATCTTGTCACACCCGGCAATAGGTGGTTTCTTGAGTCATTGTGGTTGGAATTCGGTGCTGGAAAGCTTGTCGGAGGAGGTGCCGATGCTGGCATGGCCGATGGATGCTGAGCAGCCACTGAATGCTAAACTTGTGGTGATGGGGCTCGGGGCTGGGGTTATGGTGAGAGAAGGTGGTGTTGGAGGGACGATTGCTAGTGAGGTGATAAGGGATGGAGTTAAGGAATTGAtgggaggggagagaggaaggcAGGCTAGGGACAGGGCAAGAGAGATTGGTAAGTGGGCAAGGCAAGCTGTGGAAAAGAAGGGTGGATCATCGTACAAGAATTTGGAAGGCTTGATTAAATTCCTCAAAGAAAGAGTTAAAGAGTGA
- the LOC104424205 gene encoding uncharacterized protein LOC104424205 has product MANDVLPSPAVTSPPASADGSASRLGVIGTMREAIELPARNPKLVIQIMLLIFSPFSFLVLLHYVLAGPLMEKVEDGYERSELDPRDIRSFVGIESVFLLSSCIIFFLGMLLIVYGSAVIYNNKSISLKQLVSRIKSTWKKSFVTWFFVCILAILYWALALVIVRWVNLYIWSWTAGMLAAALYLFLAVLWSLGLVVSVLEDDVSGPKAFLRAEKLMRCKKMEAFRLMSMLELMSFPIYIVFYVTSADDDDKLGVFAQFAFGAAATFLFCAAKFFSFMVLTVFYYECRQNQGEQIDLELGQVYKAVPPVAQ; this is encoded by the coding sequence ATGGCGAATGACGTTCTTCCATCACCGGCCGTTACTTCGCCTCCGGCATCTGCCGATGGGTCCGCTTCTCGGCTGGGTGTCATCGGTACGATGAGAGAAGCAATCGAGCTACCGGCAAGGAATCCCAAGCTCGTGATCCAAATAATGCTCTTGatcttttctcccttctctttCCTAGTCCTCCTTCATTATGTTCTAGCAGGGCCACTCATGGAGAAAGTCGAGGATGGCTACGAGCGCTCTGAGCTAGATCCGCGTGATATAAGATCATTCGTGGGAATTGAGTCGGTATTCTTGTTATCTTCctgcataatttttttcctcgGAATGCTATTGATAGTGTATGGATCGGCGGTCATTTATAACAACAAATCTATAAGCCTCAAACAACTGGTGTCAAGGATAAAGTCCACATGGAAGAAGTCATTCGTCACATGgttttttgtttgcattttggCAATCTTGTACTGGGCTCTAGCTTTGGTGATAGTTCGATGGGTTAATCTCTACATATGGAGTTGGACAGCGGGAATGCTTGCTGCAGCTTTGTATCTGTTCCTGGCTGTTCTTTGGAGTCTTGGTTTGGTTGTTTCAGTTTTAGAAGATGATGTTTCAGGACCAAAGGCCTTTTTAAGAGCGGAAAAGCTGATGAGGTGCAAAAAAATGGAAGCTTTCAGGCTAATGTCGATGCTGGAGCTCATGAGTTTTCCGATCTATATTGTGTTCTATGTCACGTcagctgatgatgatgataagctAGGCGTTTTCGCTCAATTTGCTTTTGGAGCTGCTGCGACATTTCTCTTCTGCGCGGCGAAATTTTTCTCCTTTATGGTTCTCACAGTGTTCTACTACGAATGTCGACAGAATCAGGGGGAGCAAATAGACCTGGAACTGGGTCAGGTGTACAAGGCGGTTCCTCCGGTAGCCCAATGA